A section of the Mycolicibacterium anyangense genome encodes:
- a CDS encoding DUF1254 domain-containing protein, giving the protein MTAGCSGTSKTPSATSAPPSSTEAKGTVTEEQARAIAKEAYIYGFPMVDSNRVQYSYFVDSHSPEYKGDWNVVHSIARVFTPADTAIQTPNSDTPYSMLGADLRTEPLVLTIPPIEQDRYFSVQFVDGYTYNFAYVGSRTTGNSGGKYLLAGPGWKGDKPEGINEVIRADTDIVLAIYRTQLFNPEDLDNVKNIQAGYTAQPLSAFLNQPAPAAAPPIDFPAPLSPDEQKTSPKFFNLLNFALRFAPVLPSEKDLRDKFATIGIGPDGTFNYDSLSPELQKAVTDGMADAWAELNTFKKDKLDTGQVTSGDLFGTKEQLNGNYLYRMAGAVLGIFGNSKAEAMYPVYATDSDGQPLSGANNYTLTFPAGQLPPVNAFWSLTMYKQPESLLVENPINRYLINSPMLPNLIKNPDGSLTLYLQNQSPGPEKEANWLPAPPGPFSAILRLYWPKPDALNGSWQAPKLVKA; this is encoded by the coding sequence ATGACCGCCGGGTGCTCCGGCACGAGCAAGACCCCGTCAGCGACCTCAGCGCCACCATCGTCGACCGAGGCAAAGGGCACCGTGACTGAAGAGCAGGCGCGCGCCATCGCCAAAGAGGCCTACATCTACGGCTTCCCGATGGTGGACAGCAACCGGGTGCAGTACTCCTACTTCGTCGACTCGCACAGCCCGGAGTACAAGGGCGACTGGAACGTGGTGCACAGCATCGCGCGCGTCTTCACCCCGGCCGACACCGCGATCCAGACACCGAACTCCGACACCCCGTACTCGATGCTCGGCGCCGACCTGCGCACCGAGCCGCTGGTGCTGACCATCCCCCCGATCGAACAGGACCGGTACTTCTCGGTGCAGTTCGTCGACGGCTACACCTACAACTTCGCCTACGTGGGCAGCCGCACCACCGGCAACAGCGGCGGCAAGTATCTGTTGGCCGGTCCCGGCTGGAAGGGCGACAAGCCCGAGGGCATCAACGAGGTGATCCGCGCCGACACCGACATCGTGCTGGCGATCTACCGCACCCAGCTGTTCAACCCCGAGGACCTCGACAACGTCAAGAACATCCAGGCCGGCTACACCGCCCAGCCGCTGTCAGCATTCCTCAACCAGCCCGCCCCGGCAGCCGCGCCACCGATCGACTTCCCCGCGCCGCTGAGCCCCGACGAGCAGAAGACGTCACCAAAGTTCTTCAATCTGTTGAACTTTGCGCTGCGCTTCGCCCCGGTGCTGCCCTCGGAGAAGGACCTGCGCGACAAGTTCGCCACCATCGGCATCGGACCGGACGGCACATTCAACTACGACTCGCTGAGTCCGGAGCTACAGAAGGCCGTCACCGACGGGATGGCCGACGCGTGGGCCGAGCTGAACACCTTCAAGAAGGACAAGCTCGACACCGGGCAGGTGACCTCCGGTGACCTGTTCGGCACCAAGGAACAGCTCAACGGCAATTACCTGTACCGGATGGCCGGCGCGGTGCTGGGCATCTTCGGCAACTCCAAGGCCGAGGCCATGTATCCGGTGTACGCCACCGACTCCGACGGGCAGCCGCTGAGCGGGGCCAACAACTACACGCTGACGTTCCCGGCCGGCCAACTGCCGCCGGTCAACGCGTTCTGGTCGCTGACGATGTACAAGCAGCCGGAAAGCCTGCTGGTGGAAAACCCGATCAACCGGTACCTGATCAACTCCCCCATGCTGCCCAACCTGATCAAGAATCCCGACGGCAGTCTGACGCTGTATCTGCAGAACCAGTCGCCGGGCCCGGAGAAGGAAGCCAACTGGCTGCCCGCCCCGCCCGGACCGTTCTCGGCGATCCTGCGGCTGTACTGGCCCAAGCCGGACGCCCTCAACGGCAGCTGGCAGGCACCGAAACTGGTGAAGGCCTGA
- the nudC gene encoding NAD(+) diphosphatase, producing the protein MTFTLRNVPLLSRVGADRADALRTDIDAAIAGWADALLLRVDNRNQVLIADGSVVLGAASEVGDTPPADAVFLGRIADGRHVWAVRSVLHAPDDVPVEVLDLRRAGQVFDDVSAQLVASATALLNWHDQARFSAVDGTPTKLAKGGWSRVNMLTGHEEFPRIDPAIIVLVHDGHDRAVLARQTMWPPRLFSLIAGFVEAGESFETCVVREVAEEIGLSVRDPQYLGSQPWPFPRSLMVGFHAIGDPEQEFAFHDGEIAEAAWFTRAEVREALDQGDWSSDSQSKLLLPGSISIAREIIESWAYA; encoded by the coding sequence GTGACGTTCACTCTGCGCAATGTCCCGCTGCTGTCGCGCGTCGGTGCCGACCGTGCCGATGCGCTGCGCACCGACATCGACGCGGCGATCGCCGGCTGGGCTGACGCCCTGCTGCTGCGGGTCGACAACCGCAATCAGGTGCTGATCGCCGACGGCAGCGTGGTGCTCGGCGCCGCCAGCGAGGTCGGTGACACCCCACCGGCCGACGCGGTGTTCCTGGGCCGGATCGCCGACGGCCGCCACGTGTGGGCGGTGCGGTCGGTGCTGCACGCCCCCGACGACGTGCCGGTCGAGGTGCTCGACCTGCGCCGCGCCGGGCAGGTGTTCGACGATGTCAGCGCGCAGTTGGTGGCCTCGGCCACCGCGCTGCTGAACTGGCACGACCAGGCCCGGTTCAGCGCGGTGGACGGCACCCCGACCAAGCTGGCCAAGGGCGGCTGGTCGCGGGTGAACATGCTTACCGGGCACGAGGAGTTCCCGCGCATCGACCCGGCCATCATCGTGCTGGTGCACGACGGTCACGACCGCGCGGTGCTGGCCCGCCAGACGATGTGGCCGCCGCGGTTGTTCTCGCTGATCGCCGGGTTCGTGGAGGCCGGTGAATCCTTCGAGACCTGTGTGGTGCGCGAGGTCGCCGAGGAGATCGGCTTGAGCGTGCGCGATCCGCAGTATCTGGGAAGCCAGCCGTGGCCGTTCCCGCGCTCGCTGATGGTGGGTTTTCACGCGATCGGTGATCCCGAGCAGGAGTTCGCCTTCCACGACGGCGAGATCGCCGAGGCGGCCTGGTTCACCCGCGCCGAGGTGCGCGAGGCACTGGATCAGGGTGACTGGAGCAGTGATTCGCAGTCCAAGCTGCTGCTGCCCGGGTCGATCTCGATCGCCCGCGAGATCATCGAGTCCTGGGCGTACGCCTGA
- a CDS encoding DoxX family protein — translation MPTTTPDPARTTSQLPAYRAAAMLIAIGLGHFAAPKPFDGIVPAELPGDPRFYTYASGVAEVGIGAMLAIPRTRRAGALAAIALYLAVFPANINMVRLWWDKPWPMKIAALARLPLQIPMITQAIAIRRNAPKY, via the coding sequence ATGCCGACGACGACACCGGACCCCGCACGCACCACAAGCCAGCTGCCCGCCTACCGCGCGGCGGCGATGCTGATCGCGATCGGCCTCGGCCACTTCGCCGCACCCAAGCCGTTCGACGGCATCGTGCCCGCCGAGCTGCCCGGGGATCCGCGCTTCTACACCTATGCCTCCGGGGTTGCCGAGGTGGGAATCGGCGCGATGTTGGCGATCCCGCGAACCCGTCGGGCCGGTGCGCTGGCCGCGATCGCGCTGTACCTGGCGGTGTTCCCGGCCAACATCAACATGGTGCGGCTGTGGTGGGACAAGCCGTGGCCGATGAAGATCGCCGCGCTGGCCCGGTTGCCGCTGCAGATTCCGATGATCACTCAGGCGATCGCGATCCGGCGCAACGCTCCGAAGTACTAG
- a CDS encoding TOMM precursor leader peptide-binding protein: MPVLLRPDGAVQVGWDPRRAVLVRPPDGVSSADLAALLRGLQIPLDLDAVQQLAGSHGLHDPAALDDLLDDLVRAGVVRHRTRRSAARALSIRVHGCGPLSDVLVEALRCSGARVAHTSHANAVVSAAGVDLVVLADYLVADPRVVRDLHVIGVPHLLVRVRDGAGLVGPLVIPGVTSCLACADLHRADRDAAWPAVAAQLRDVTGTADHPTVLATAAVALGQLQRIITAVRGAEPAGEPPSTLNTTLEVDVRTNTISARRWSRHPRCQC, encoded by the coding sequence ATGCCGGTGCTGCTGCGACCCGACGGCGCCGTGCAAGTGGGCTGGGATCCCCGCCGCGCCGTCCTGGTCCGCCCACCCGACGGGGTGAGTTCGGCCGATCTGGCCGCACTGCTGCGCGGCCTACAGATACCGCTGGACCTCGACGCGGTGCAGCAGCTGGCCGGCAGCCACGGCCTGCACGACCCCGCCGCCCTCGATGACCTGCTCGACGACCTGGTGAGAGCCGGGGTGGTGCGGCACCGTACCCGGCGCAGCGCTGCCCGCGCCCTGTCGATCCGGGTGCACGGCTGCGGGCCGCTGTCGGACGTGCTGGTCGAGGCACTGCGCTGTTCCGGGGCAAGGGTGGCGCACACCAGCCACGCCAACGCCGTCGTGTCGGCGGCCGGCGTGGATCTGGTGGTGCTGGCCGACTACCTGGTCGCTGACCCGCGGGTGGTGCGTGACCTGCACGTAATCGGGGTGCCGCATCTGCTGGTGCGGGTGCGCGACGGCGCCGGTCTGGTGGGCCCGCTGGTGATCCCCGGCGTCACCAGCTGTCTGGCCTGCGCAGACCTGCACCGCGCTGACCGCGACGCCGCCTGGCCGGCGGTGGCCGCCCAGCTTCGCGATGTGACCGGGACCGCCGACCACCCCACTGTGCTGGCCACCGCGGCCGTCGCCCTCGGCCAGCTGCAGCGGATCATCACCGCCGTGCGCGGCGCCGAACCCGCCGGAGAGCCGCCGAGCACGCTGAACACCACGCTAGAAGTCGACGTCCGCACCAACACCATTTCCGCTCGTCGCTGGTCACGGCATCCGCGCTGCCAATGCTGA
- a CDS encoding WhiB family transcriptional regulator, which yields MSTLTVRKELLPVLPCHVGDPDLWFAESPVDLERAKVLCGDCPIRRQCLAAALDRGEPWGVWGGEIIERGAIVARKRPRGRPRKDVIAA from the coding sequence ATGTCGACACTGACAGTCCGGAAGGAACTACTGCCGGTGTTGCCGTGCCACGTCGGGGATCCCGACCTGTGGTTCGCTGAGAGCCCCGTGGACCTGGAGCGCGCCAAGGTGCTCTGTGGGGACTGCCCGATTCGACGGCAGTGCCTTGCCGCCGCGTTGGATCGCGGTGAGCCGTGGGGTGTTTGGGGTGGCGAGATCATCGAGCGCGGCGCCATCGTGGCGCGCAAGCGCCCGCGCGGACGCCCCCGCAAGGACGTCATCGCGGCCTAG
- a CDS encoding mycoredoxin has product MSASDSQLTMYTTVWCGYCRRLKTALKSAGISYTEVDIEEDPAAAQFVMSVNNGNQTVPTVKFADGSALTNPSLKQVQAKLS; this is encoded by the coding sequence ATGAGTGCCAGCGATTCCCAGCTCACGATGTACACCACGGTGTGGTGCGGGTACTGCCGCCGCCTGAAGACGGCGCTGAAATCGGCAGGGATCTCCTACACCGAGGTCGACATCGAGGAAGATCCCGCCGCCGCCCAGTTCGTGATGTCGGTCAACAACGGCAACCAGACCGTGCCGACGGTGAAGTTCGCCGACGGCTCAGCTCTGACCAACCCGAGCCTCAAGCAGGTCCAGGCCAAGCTGTCCTAG
- a CDS encoding ATP-dependent DNA helicase UvrD2 yields MDAMPVTTDLLAGLDDEQREAVLAARGPLCVLAGAGTGKTRTITHRIGHLVANGHVAAGQVLAVTFTSRAAGEMRARLRAMDAGGGSGASVGAVQALTFHAAARRQLQYFWPRVVGDTGWQLLDSKFAVVAQAANRARLQVSTDDVRDLAGEIEWAKASLISPEGYPAEVAKNGRDIPLDAQKVATVYAAYEKLKANRDGIALLDFDDLLLHTAGAIENDPAVAEEFRDRYRCFVVDEYQDVTPLQQRVLSAWLGTRDDLTVVGDANQTIYSFTGASPRYLLDFSRRFPEATVVRLERDYRSTPQVVSLANRVIAAARGRMAGSKLHLVGQRDPGPSPTFHEHPDEVAEATAVARSIKRLIESGTAAAEIAVLYRINAQSEVYEEALTAAGIPFQVRGGEGFFSRQEIRQALVALSKAADRGVIEGVELTDVVRAVLEPLGLTAEPPSGTKARERWEALAALAELVDEEVATRPHLDLPALMSELRLRADARHPPTVQGVTLASLHAAKGLEWDAVYLVGLADGTLPISHALAHGPDSEAVEEERRLLYVGVTRARVHLELSWALARSPGGRQGRRPSRFLNGIAPQTQAEPTPNKPRRQRGATPRCRVCNAVLSSPPAIMLRRCETCSVDIDDELLSQLKDWRLRTAKDLKVPAYVVFTDNTLIAIAEAMPTDDAALVAIPGIGARKLEQFGSDVLELVRARR; encoded by the coding sequence ATGGACGCCATGCCGGTGACCACAGACCTTCTGGCCGGCCTGGATGACGAGCAGCGCGAAGCCGTGCTGGCCGCTCGCGGGCCGCTGTGTGTGCTGGCGGGCGCCGGCACCGGCAAGACCCGCACCATCACTCATCGGATCGGCCACTTGGTGGCCAACGGCCACGTCGCGGCCGGGCAGGTGTTGGCGGTGACGTTCACCTCCCGGGCGGCCGGTGAGATGCGCGCCCGGCTGCGCGCGATGGATGCCGGAGGCGGTTCCGGCGCCTCGGTGGGCGCGGTGCAGGCGCTGACCTTCCACGCCGCGGCGCGTCGTCAGCTGCAGTACTTCTGGCCGCGCGTGGTCGGGGACACCGGCTGGCAATTGCTGGATTCCAAGTTCGCGGTGGTCGCCCAGGCCGCCAACCGCGCCCGACTTCAGGTCAGCACCGACGACGTCCGCGACCTCGCCGGTGAGATCGAATGGGCCAAGGCTTCTCTCATCAGTCCCGAGGGCTACCCGGCCGAGGTGGCCAAGAACGGGCGCGACATCCCGCTGGACGCCCAGAAGGTGGCCACCGTCTACGCCGCCTACGAGAAGTTGAAGGCCAACCGTGACGGCATCGCCCTGCTGGACTTCGACGACCTGCTCCTGCACACCGCGGGTGCGATCGAGAACGATCCCGCGGTCGCCGAGGAGTTCCGCGACCGCTACCGCTGCTTCGTCGTCGACGAATATCAGGACGTCACGCCGTTGCAGCAGCGAGTGCTGTCGGCGTGGCTGGGCACCCGCGACGACCTGACGGTGGTCGGCGACGCCAACCAGACCATCTATTCGTTCACCGGGGCCTCGCCGCGCTATCTGCTGGATTTCTCCCGCCGCTTCCCGGAGGCCACCGTGGTGCGCCTGGAACGCGACTACCGCTCCACCCCGCAGGTGGTGTCACTGGCCAACCGGGTCATCGCCGCCGCCCGTGGCCGGATGGCCGGCAGCAAGCTGCACCTGGTCGGTCAGCGCGACCCCGGACCGTCACCGACGTTCCACGAACACCCCGACGAGGTTGCCGAGGCTACCGCGGTGGCCCGCTCCATCAAGCGGCTCATCGAATCCGGTACTGCCGCAGCCGAAATCGCGGTGCTCTATCGCATCAACGCCCAGTCCGAGGTGTACGAGGAGGCGCTGACGGCGGCGGGCATCCCGTTCCAGGTGCGCGGTGGTGAGGGCTTTTTCAGCCGGCAAGAGATCCGCCAGGCGCTGGTGGCGTTGTCCAAAGCTGCGGACCGGGGCGTGATCGAGGGTGTGGAGCTGACCGACGTCGTCCGCGCCGTACTCGAACCACTGGGCCTGACGGCCGAACCCCCATCCGGCACCAAGGCCCGGGAGCGCTGGGAAGCGTTGGCGGCGTTGGCCGAACTGGTCGACGAGGAGGTCGCCACCCGCCCGCACCTGGACCTGCCCGCGCTGATGTCGGAGTTGCGGCTGCGGGCCGATGCCCGTCATCCACCCACGGTGCAGGGCGTCACGCTGGCCTCGCTGCACGCCGCCAAGGGCCTGGAGTGGGACGCGGTGTACCTCGTGGGCCTGGCCGACGGCACCCTGCCGATCAGTCACGCCCTGGCCCACGGCCCCGACAGTGAGGCCGTCGAGGAAGAACGCCGGCTGCTCTACGTCGGAGTCACCAGGGCGCGTGTGCATTTGGAGCTTAGTTGGGCGCTGGCCCGGTCGCCGGGCGGGCGGCAGGGGCGCCGTCCGTCACGGTTCCTCAACGGCATCGCCCCGCAGACCCAGGCCGAGCCCACCCCCAACAAGCCGCGCCGGCAGCGCGGTGCCACGCCGCGGTGCCGGGTGTGCAACGCCGTGCTGAGCAGCCCGCCGGCAATCATGTTGCGCCGCTGCGAAACCTGCTCGGTGGACATCGACGACGAACTGCTGAGCCAGCTCAAGGATTGGCGCCTCCGCACCGCCAAGGACCTGAAGGTGCCTGCCTACGTGGTGTTCACCGACAACACGCTGATCGCCATCGCGGAGGCGATGCCCACCGACGACGCGGCGTTGGTGGCGATTCCCGGCATCGGCGCGCGCAAGCTCGAGCAGTTCGGGTCTGATGTGCTCGAGCTCGTGCGCGCCCGCCGGTAG
- the tpx gene encoding thiol peroxidase — MAQITLRGNPINTVGELPAVGASAPEFTLAGTDLGAVESGQYSGKTVVLNIFPSVDTPVCATSVRTFNERAAASGVAVVNVSKDLPFALKRFCGAEGIENVVSASAFRSSFGEDYGITITDGPMAGLLGRAVVVVGADGTVTYTELVPEIGQEPNYDAALGAL; from the coding sequence ATGGCACAGATAACCCTGCGTGGAAACCCGATCAACACCGTTGGTGAGCTGCCCGCCGTTGGCGCCAGCGCTCCCGAGTTCACCCTGGCCGGAACCGACCTCGGGGCCGTCGAGAGCGGACAGTACAGCGGCAAGACCGTGGTGCTCAACATCTTCCCGTCCGTCGACACCCCGGTGTGCGCGACCAGCGTGCGGACCTTCAACGAGCGCGCCGCCGCCAGTGGCGTCGCGGTGGTCAACGTGTCCAAGGACCTGCCGTTCGCGCTGAAGCGGTTCTGCGGCGCCGAGGGCATCGAGAATGTCGTCTCGGCTTCGGCGTTCCGCAGCAGCTTCGGTGAGGACTACGGCATCACCATCACCGACGGCCCGATGGCCGGCCTGCTCGGCCGCGCCGTGGTGGTCGTCGGCGCCGACGGCACCGTCACCTACACCGAGCTGGTGCCGGAGATCGGCCAAGAGCCGAACTACGACGCCGCGCTGGGCGCGCTCTAA
- a CDS encoding potassium channel family protein yields the protein MAKGRLRRRLEAIDENLAAKPDSALVDYLRIPEKFVSPGRRIARRLLYAMGALFAAVLIVYLDRDGYRDVREGPLTFLDCFYYATVSLSTTGYGDITPYTETARLVNVLVITPLRVAFLIVLVGTTVETLTTASRQALKIQRWRNSVRNHTVVIGYGTKGRTAVAAMVGDGAAPADIVVVDTDQASLDRASAAGLVTVRGDANKSDVLRLAGAQHAHSIIVATNSDPTAVLVTLTARELAPKAKIIASVREAENQHLLRQSGADSVVVSSETAGRLLGIATSAPSVVEVIEDLLTPDAGFAIAEREVEPKEVGGSPRHLPDIVLGVVREGKLLRVDDPNADALESTDRLLYVRSAGE from the coding sequence GTGGCCAAAGGTAGATTGCGGCGCAGGCTCGAGGCGATCGACGAGAATCTGGCCGCCAAACCGGATAGCGCGCTGGTCGATTATCTGCGTATCCCGGAGAAGTTCGTCAGCCCCGGACGCCGTATCGCCCGCCGACTGCTCTATGCGATGGGCGCCCTGTTCGCCGCCGTCCTCATCGTCTACCTCGACCGCGACGGTTACCGCGATGTCCGCGAGGGCCCGCTGACGTTCCTGGACTGCTTCTATTACGCCACGGTGTCACTGTCGACCACCGGCTACGGCGACATCACGCCCTATACCGAGACGGCCCGTCTGGTCAACGTCCTGGTCATCACGCCACTTCGGGTGGCGTTCCTGATCGTGTTGGTCGGTACCACCGTGGAAACGCTGACCACGGCGTCGCGGCAGGCTCTCAAGATCCAGCGTTGGAGGAACAGCGTGCGTAACCACACCGTCGTCATCGGCTACGGCACGAAGGGCAGAACGGCAGTGGCCGCGATGGTCGGTGACGGCGCCGCGCCGGCCGACATCGTCGTCGTCGACACCGACCAGGCGTCACTGGACCGGGCGAGTGCGGCCGGCCTGGTGACCGTGCGTGGTGACGCCAACAAATCCGATGTACTGCGGTTGGCCGGGGCCCAGCATGCCCACTCCATCATCGTGGCCACCAACAGTGACCCGACCGCGGTGCTGGTCACCCTGACCGCCCGTGAACTCGCGCCCAAGGCCAAGATCATCGCCTCGGTACGGGAAGCCGAGAACCAGCACCTGCTGCGCCAGTCCGGCGCGGATTCGGTGGTGGTGTCCTCGGAGACCGCAGGCCGGCTGCTCGGGATCGCCACCAGCGCGCCCAGCGTGGTGGAGGTCATCGAGGACTTGCTGACCCCGGATGCCGGATTCGCGATCGCCGAGCGGGAGGTCGAACCCAAGGAGGTCGGCGGGTCACCGCGGCACCTGCCCGACATCGTGCTGGGTGTGGTCCGGGAGGGAAAGCTGCTGCGGGTCGACGACCCCAACGCCGACGCCCTGGAAAGCACCGACCGGCTGCTCTACGTCCGCAGCGCCGGAGAGTGA
- a CDS encoding macrolide-binding ATPase MABP-1, with protein sequence MGGCQHSHVRDDGLVADITRGRAARNAKLASIPVGFAGRAALGFGKRLTGKSKDEVNAELMEKAANQLFTVLGELKGGAMKVGQALSVMEAAVPEQFGEPYRDALTKLQKDAPPLPAAKVHRVLDGQLGTRWRERFSSFDDKPVASASIGQVHRAVWHDGRDVAVKIQYPGADEALRADLKTMQRMVSVFKQLSPGADVQGVVDELIERTEMELDYRLEAENQRAFAKAYQGDPHFIIPHVVASAPKVMITEWVEGVPMAQIIRSGTVEQRDLCGTRLLELTLGAPARVGMMHGDAHPGNFMLLDDGRMAVIDFGAVAPLPDGIPAELGEIIRLARDRNYDELLPTMEKVGFIQKGEQVSAKEIDDMLRQYVEPMEVEVFHYTRKWLQKMAAANMSVSAEQLKTARAMDLPAKLAIPLRVIASVTAISAQLDAHIPTKALTEQLVPGF encoded by the coding sequence ATGGGTGGTTGCCAGCACAGCCATGTCAGGGATGATGGTCTGGTGGCAGACATCACCCGCGGCCGCGCCGCCCGCAACGCCAAGCTGGCCAGCATCCCGGTCGGCTTTGCGGGCAGGGCCGCACTGGGCTTCGGAAAACGGCTGACCGGCAAGTCCAAAGACGAGGTCAACGCCGAGCTGATGGAGAAGGCGGCCAACCAACTGTTCACCGTCCTCGGTGAGCTCAAGGGCGGCGCGATGAAGGTCGGCCAGGCGCTGTCGGTGATGGAGGCAGCGGTCCCCGAACAGTTCGGTGAGCCCTACCGCGACGCCCTGACCAAACTGCAGAAGGATGCCCCGCCGCTGCCGGCAGCCAAGGTGCACCGGGTGCTCGACGGCCAGCTCGGCACCAGGTGGCGCGAGCGGTTCAGCTCGTTCGACGACAAGCCGGTGGCCTCGGCCAGCATCGGCCAGGTACACCGCGCGGTATGGCACGACGGCCGCGACGTCGCCGTGAAGATCCAGTACCCCGGCGCCGACGAGGCGCTGCGCGCCGACCTCAAGACCATGCAGCGCATGGTCAGCGTGTTCAAGCAGCTCTCCCCCGGCGCCGACGTGCAAGGCGTGGTCGACGAACTGATCGAACGTACCGAGATGGAGCTGGACTACCGGCTCGAAGCCGAGAACCAGCGGGCGTTCGCCAAGGCCTACCAGGGCGACCCGCACTTCATCATCCCGCATGTGGTGGCCAGCGCACCCAAGGTGATGATCACCGAATGGGTCGAGGGCGTGCCGATGGCACAGATCATCCGCTCGGGCACCGTCGAGCAGCGAGACCTTTGCGGCACAAGACTTTTGGAGCTCACACTCGGAGCGCCAGCCCGGGTCGGGATGATGCACGGCGACGCCCACCCGGGTAATTTCATGCTGCTCGACGACGGCCGGATGGCGGTCATCGACTTCGGTGCGGTGGCGCCGCTGCCGGACGGAATCCCTGCCGAACTCGGCGAGATCATCCGGTTGGCGCGGGACCGCAACTATGACGAGCTGCTGCCGACCATGGAGAAGGTCGGCTTCATCCAGAAGGGTGAGCAGGTTTCGGCCAAGGAGATCGACGACATGCTGCGCCAGTACGTCGAGCCCATGGAGGTCGAGGTCTTCCACTACACCCGCAAGTGGCTGCAGAAGATGGCGGCGGCCAACATGTCGGTGTCGGCCGAACAGCTCAAAACCGCACGGGCCATGGACCTTCCGGCCAAGCTGGCGATTCCGCTGCGGGTCATCGCCTCGGTCACGGCCATCTCAGCCCAGCTCGACGCGCACATCCCGACCAAGGCCCTGACCGAGCAGCTGGTGCCCGGGTTCTGA
- a CDS encoding alpha/beta hydrolase family protein, giving the protein MEPVMFADDTSFWFETLRVLGATAYGGADIGEVLTTAQAITAGDYDSWYDQWLATADWVTAEAEKALAAGHFVSARDGLMRASNYYRSADFYLHANPSDPRIAHAYIRARETFIAGAALLDPPVEPIEIPYDNTVLRGYFYPAVGRTDSGPIPTIIMHSGFDGTCEEMHWMGAAAAQERGYNVVTFDGPGQPAALHFDGLVFRPDWDHVVTPVLDWVLNRPDVDSERVVLFGASMGGVLAPRAAAYEHRLAACIAFDGVYDMGLTALGWIPGDRTETEAMLRAEAAPEADAVIEQLMAANPNIRWAATHGQYALGVESPRALFAAFLDYTLAGGIAEQITCPTLVCEAASDIFFEGQPQLLFDHLTCPKALVKFTDAEGAGAHCQVGAARLANARIFDWLDETLAAPAR; this is encoded by the coding sequence ATGGAGCCCGTCATGTTCGCCGATGACACCTCGTTCTGGTTCGAGACCCTGCGGGTGCTCGGAGCAACCGCGTACGGTGGCGCCGACATCGGTGAGGTGCTCACCACGGCGCAAGCCATCACCGCAGGCGACTACGACAGCTGGTACGACCAGTGGCTGGCCACCGCGGACTGGGTGACCGCTGAGGCTGAAAAGGCGCTAGCGGCAGGGCATTTCGTGAGTGCGCGAGACGGTCTGATGCGCGCAAGCAACTATTACCGTTCGGCGGACTTCTACCTACACGCCAACCCGAGCGATCCGCGCATCGCCCACGCATACATCCGGGCTCGCGAGACGTTCATCGCGGGCGCCGCCCTGCTCGATCCGCCCGTCGAACCCATCGAGATTCCCTACGACAACACCGTGTTGCGCGGCTACTTCTATCCCGCGGTCGGTCGCACCGACAGTGGGCCGATCCCGACGATCATCATGCACAGCGGCTTCGACGGCACCTGCGAAGAGATGCACTGGATGGGTGCGGCGGCCGCGCAAGAGCGCGGCTACAACGTCGTCACCTTCGACGGCCCGGGTCAGCCCGCGGCACTGCACTTCGACGGCCTGGTCTTCCGGCCGGATTGGGACCACGTCGTCACACCGGTGCTCGACTGGGTTTTGAACCGTCCCGATGTCGACTCCGAGCGGGTCGTCTTGTTCGGCGCCTCCATGGGTGGAGTGCTGGCGCCGCGCGCGGCCGCATATGAGCATCGCCTTGCCGCGTGCATCGCATTTGACGGTGTCTACGACATGGGCCTCACCGCGCTCGGGTGGATCCCCGGTGACCGGACCGAGACCGAGGCCATGTTGCGGGCCGAGGCCGCCCCGGAGGCCGACGCGGTGATCGAGCAACTGATGGCGGCCAATCCCAATATCCGTTGGGCGGCAACGCATGGCCAGTACGCCCTGGGCGTCGAGAGTCCCCGGGCGCTGTTCGCGGCGTTCCTCGACTACACGCTCGCCGGCGGCATCGCCGAGCAGATCACCTGCCCGACTCTGGTGTGCGAGGCCGCTAGTGACATCTTCTTCGAAGGACAGCCGCAGCTGCTGTTCGATCACCTCACCTGCCCGAAGGCGCTGGTGAAGTTCACCGACGCCGAGGGCGCCGGTGCGCACTGCCAGGTCGGTGCGGCACGCTTGGCCAACGCCCGCATCTTCGACTGGCTCGACGAGACGCTGGCCGCGCCCGCCCGCTAG